The stretch of DNA CGTGTAATAAACGACTCACATCTCATATACATGTATACGTACTTTAAAAATCCTTTGGAGAGCAGTTTTACATTCTTCTGTGAGCTAAACATTGTATATCAACTTAATGAATTATCCGACAGATCGAAtactaaaaattacaaaaattcataTCAAATTTTACCTCTTGGGTATCATAATTGTACAATGGGGTGGTAGGATGTAAAACAGCTCTTTGTGCATAATAAAAAGTTTCCGATACATTTTGCAAGGTTTTAGcagaacactgaaaataaacaGAGTACAAGTTAGACGCTTGTTTCGGCAATAATTTCTTTAGTAAAGATCGGAATCTCAGAGCCAGTCCGGCACCAAAGTTCAGATACGCAATAATATTACCTCGATACAACTCTCGATCTCTGTAAATTCTTTCATAATAGGATATACAGCCTATAAACGGAGAACAGTAATTAGCATCTGGTATCTAATGAAACATAGTACAACATTTACGAGTATAGTTCTTTCTATGAACCTCAATAGTAGAATAATCAACAAGGTCTATCTTGTTTCCCACAAGGACGATTGGACAACGATTATTACTGGAACACCTCCTGATCATTGGTAACCAGTAGGTAGCGGTTCTGTCCAATGTATCCTCATCCACTACAGAATATACAACGCAAATTACATGTGCCTTTTGAATCTCGTTCGCCAACTGATCCTCTGTCTGTTCCGCTGCTGTAAGTATAATCGATAATTAGAGATCGAGGCTTTCACATGCCAAAAGCATCGACAGTGAGAACCATGTTATCGATAATGCTTATAAGAACTGTTTAGCGGATCGAAGATTAACAAAAATTAAGATAAGCGTGGACTAGTTGGAAAAAAACAATGAAACCAGCCAAGACGGTTATGATTATCGGTTTAAGTTCAACGCTGTACTTTGGTGCAACATAGATACAATAACATTCTATAGATACTAGCCTGAATAATCAACAATGTGCGTGGGCACTTGTTCAGGCGTAACGTCCGCCGGTATCGTGATTTCCTCTGCCTTGCAAGGCACATCCTCGGCGTACTCTTCGCTGACCAACGATAAAATTAGGGAAGTCTTACCGACCCCGCGGTCACCGATCAACAAAATTCTAACGTTGCGCTTGGGCGCGACCGGCCGTTGAACCATGCTGTCTCTCTAAAATATTTCTCGCTCGTTACAGCGTCGTTCACCGTTCAAATTCGAAGGGACATCTTCGCCGCTTCCGAgctttccgaaaattttccttGTCTCCgacctaacctaaaaatccacGGCTTACCCTCTGGCACCAGCTTCTAGACGTCACCTCTCTGTACTATTTCCCGGTCACCTACGTCGACATCTTATCACCGATTATGATCGAAACGATCGGTCGCCTTCGTCGCGATTTCTCTCTCTCATTCGTGTTTGCGAAAAAAAAGCGTTGGTTCGGCCGCTCCGATTGAACTTGCGCTCCGAGGGTGGGCTTTTCAAGGTTACGTTCTCTCCTCCGAATGACAGTGTACACATAGAAAAACATATACACACGTGCGCTGGAGAAAgaacgagtgagagagagagagagagaagagagagagagagagagagagagagagagagagagagagagagagagagagagagaggaagagagaaggagagattTTCTGCAGAGAAGAGACCGAAAGGGTCACCCCAACGTGTACGAGGCGAATCCGGGGGATCTACGCATATTATGCTCGTAGTTAAAGTGGGTTTGATAAAAGGAACAATTCGCACCTCGGCAGAATGGAAAATCATTCTATTCGTGGAACGAATCTCGTGAATCCGCAGCGCCCACATTTAAATCGCCTGCTATAGCGAGCACCCGGGGAAATCGATAGCGCTCGAATATTTCCTTCGCCGAGATTAACCTACGAACATCAATTTCGAATAGAGCTTTCGGATATCCTAGAGTTCGGGCTACTTAATAAAACTCGAACTTCCATACGGTACCATACGAGCTTGAGCCTATGAGAAATTCGAATgtacccagtaagcaaaatgctttgaatctgccaccaaaatttgtctcggAATTGCCATCCATCTGCCTCCCCATTACCATCGGTATTACCTGAGTATACTCAGGTATCCGTAGATCCAAGTACATAGTAGTAAAATGGTCTATAGTTTCGAATGAATTTCGTCTACTACGGCTATGGTAAAATTAAAccatagaagaaaatgtttaatcaAGGAAGATTCGTGCCtggttgaatatttatttatccAAGAACCGTCGACACCTGTACGAAAATATTGTAACGCTTGTTGTCGAATCacttttgttttcgagaatcTGTTCGAATTTGTACTAGGCATTGCTGTAATTGTCATCTTTCGCACGCGATCGATGAAAACACAGGTAGCAGTAGATAAGGACATGGAGATAAAAATAGATAAGTAGCGTAGGATAAACAAGTTATTTCTgtaaagaaatgattaaaaatttcgtCTGTTTACGTCATGTTCACATTTGAATAATGCACTTGTAACAGATCGTGGAGTAGTTTGCTATGTTTTTAAGTTTTTTTCTGAGAACCTAGTTTTCCAATGAATCATGTGTCTATAACTATTAGATTATACGTATTTTAATTTGGACAGCGTTGCATTCTAAAGAAAATGTGTTATTGCGTCAGGATAATGATGCCATGTATAGTAACGATAAACCGAGAAGAATGATTGACAGTAAAGTTACGATAGATTCGGCTCCCGAATTATCGGCAACTACAGAATATTTACGCTTTTGTGCGTTATCGTGTTTGTATGCGATTTGTTTGTCTGACTCGCATTTGTAATTAATTTGAATACGCGATATGTCATTTTGTATCTGGTTCGAAAAAGTAGAAAAAATAATCTGCATTAGCAACAAGAAATTACGGATAAACATATAATAGATAAAAATTTTTGAAGTGTAcgaaaactaattttttcttattaACTATATTGGCAGGTGGAAATTCAAATCGATAGGAAATGCGGGAAGATAAACGCTCTTATTTCAAAgagttttttgcaatttttgaaattattattctttgaAATTACCGTTTAACAAATGCACGAAATGTGAAAATGTATCTTCGTTATCATCGAACTTGTTTGTTACATTAGGAAAATTGCTTGTACGACATAACTACGTATGCTGATATTTGTTTGTACCCCCCGaggaatataaatttatattcggACCACTTAGGTGGTAAACAAAGCGATAACCTTTACGCACATAGTCACCTGAGAGATGAAGACATTGCATTATCGTGCCGCATTATCCCGGGCGTAAAGATATTGCTGACCCCCGTCATTTGAAGTCAACCTTTGCGACCTtgctaaaaatattaaaaattgaccAATAATCTTAGATTGTTGCATTGTCATAcgcaatttttcaataaaataatacCATATCAAACTCTCGTGATGTATATTATTTCACTTTTCTAcccatcctattttctaacaAGCCGGATAAAACACTAATTTTctatatacttaaaaaataaagtaATACGTCTACCTTTCACAGGTGTATATGTAATTATGCAAATACACTTTGAAATGTTAAccattagactgcggaacttcacgcaaaataaaaattctttccattaattgcaagacgtagAATTCAAATAGAAATTCATTGTTCTCTTCAGTGGTTTCATTAAGTCGAAAGAAATGCGTTGATTCATATTCTTAAATCTTTTCAATCTTTCCACTGTTACAAATtcatagaatccgcagtctatcgatcGTACTCAATGGTTTTTATTTCTAATTTGCTAAGAGCATACGTTCTTGTAgaatatttacaaaatgataGATTAATACGTACATTCGTTGCGTTGGCTTGTTAATATACTCTCATTCCAAGACTTTCCAATAGCGGCAAACCAAACGGATTAGGCGAAGCTTTTGAAACTCCTGAAGAAagaaatgaaatatatataatatacagtaaATCCAGAAGGAATGGACGGCCATGAGAGAACATGTACCTGAGCAATCAGAACAATGTAGCTAGATTACCATTGAATTTCCGTTGCGAACAGTCTGATGTAGCAGGAACAATTACCGTCGACGTGTATCATCGGTTAACCTTCGATTCTTTGAGTCGGACAGATTCGAAATAGCAAGGGATATCGCGGGTAGACGGCGAAATCTTGAGGGAGGTGGGTCGAGACAGGTCGCTGATAACTGCGTTCCTCGATAGGATTCGGGTATAAAAGCCTGGACCAACTGGCAGTCAGCATCGCCCATCATTGAACACACAATGAGGTGCTTAGTTGTCCTGTTGGCTTTCGTGGCTTTTGGTGCCTGCGCCGTCAGCAAACAAGCTGGTAAGTGGATTTCTTCAATATTTCTTCACCTTTCTGATACTTTGAAATACTCGCCAAAAATACCTGACCAGGATAGATTTATTGTTTTGCAAGTTGTGCCGTCTAGTCTTTAGTTGTAGTATTGCAATCCACAAAACTGTTCGGTGGCCGTTCGTTACAGTCAAAGGAGATCGTTGATAGTCATAAATAGTCTTCGGCAATCGATAATCGAAATTTGAATTACAAGATATAAGCGACTTGCTTCGAAATGGCTAGCACTCGTTGCTCGTCGGTGTTTCAAACAATCTCTTCATCCTTTCAGCCGACCAGGATATCCTCACCAAGCAGCAAAATGTGATCCAGCTCCTGCAAAACATCGGGGAGGACATTCCGAACCAACAACTCCAAGAACTCGGCATCAACTATGACATCGTAAGCAACGCACTCCAATACCAGAACCCGATCATCGTGAAATACTATGCTGGCGTGGTCGATGCCGGTTTGGTTCAACCAAAGGGCACCGTCTTCAGCAGCTCGAACGGCCAGCTCCGCAAAGAGTTGTCCCTTCTGTACAAAATTTTGATGGGCGCCAAGAACTACCAAACATTCTTGCAAACTGCTGCCTGGGCTCGTGTCAATGTCAACGAAGGACAGTTTGTCAAGGTATGAAAAATCTAGTGATCCGCGGTAATAGTTATTCCGGATCTGTTAAACGGTTCGTCTCGTTTGTAACAGGCTTTGATCGGTGCTGTCTTGATGCGACCAGACACCCAGGGCATCATTCTGCCACCATTGTACGAAATCTTCCCTCAATACCACTTGGACTCTAGAATCATTCAGGAAGCTCAAGACATCGCGATCCAGAAACTTGGACAAGACATCCCGCAACAAAACATCAATCTGATCCCAGTGAACTACTCTGCTCTCCTGGACCAGGAAGAACAACAGCTCTCCTACTATACTCAGGATGTCGGTCTCGCTTCCTACTACGGCTACCTGAATCTCGTTAGCTTCATCTTGGGAGAAGTAAGGGGAAACATCGGATGCGCTTTGTTTTCTATGTAGCATTGATATCGATCGAATATAAACGCTATTCGTTTCTTAAACAGGAGGaccaacaacaacagcaacaacagccCCTGACTCAGCAACAGTACCAGCAACAAATCGTAGGCGAATACTTGCACCAAGTAGGACAGGGCCAACAGAACATCGTCGGCCACGGAGCCAAATACCTGTTCCTCCACCAACAACTTCTGGCCCACTACGAACTGAACCGTCTGACCAACGGACTTGGCCCGATCCAGGAAATTACCAACTACAACTCCGTTCAATCTCTCTACCACCCACACCTCCGCACTTTGAACGGCCTCGAATTCCCAAGCCGCCCGGAGAACCTCCAACTCCAACCACAGAAGAACGAGCTCATCCAGTATGTCAGTATTTTGGAGCAAAGATTGATGGATGCCATCGAGTCCGGTCACGTGATCACTCCCCAGGGCATTTTCTTGTCTCTCTACCAACCACAAGGTGTCAACATTCTTGGTAGCCTGATCGAAGGTGGCGGCAAGAGCGTCAACCCAAGGTAGAAAACTCTTCCTCAGTAAATCGTCCTATGTAACTTCCATCGAATTTAGTTCAGTTTGATCTGATTTGTACTAATTTCGAGTTTCTTATAACATGGTTTCATACTGGCACACGCTAATCCTTACTCTCTTTTCATCCGGAACAGATTCTATGGAAGCCTTCAGGTCGCAGCCCGCAAGCTCCTCGGCAACGTTCCCGAAGTCCAGAACATCTGGGAAACACCATCGGTTCTCGAACTCGGCCAGACCGCTGTTCACGACCCGGTCTTCTACAAGCTCTACAAAAGGATCATGAAACTTTACAACAAGTACCAGGAATCCCTTCCCTCTTACCAGTGGAACGACCTTATCCTCTCCGGTGTTACCATCCAGGATGTCGAAATCAGCCAGCTCGTTACCCTGTTCAACGACTTCTTCATCGACTTGAACAACGCCGTTCCCCAGTTCGgtcagcaacaacaacaacaccagcaccaacaacaacagcagcaagcTCAACAGAAGATCCTCGCTCAGCTGAAGAGATTGGACCACAAACCGTACCAGTATCAGATCAACGTGTACAGCGAGCAAGCAGTTCCTAACTCTGTCGTCCGCGTGTTCCTTGGACCTAAATACGACCACAAGAGGCAGCCGATCAGCATCTCGCAGGGCAGACAATACTTCGTTCAACTTGACCAGTTCATCCACAATCGTAAGTCCGTTCGACCTATTCAAGGTGCTTGAGAACAATTATTCACCTATAATTTGCATTCGATTTACAGTGCAACAGGGCCAGAACCAGATCCTCAGGAACTCCCAGCAGGCTCCAGGCTTGAGCTTCGACTGGCCGTCGGTTCAGGAAATCCAAGAGGGTGTCCAGAGTGGCATCACCTCCCAGGGACCATTCTACATCACCAAGGTAACGTGTTACCTCCTCTGTTTCCTGTGAAACGGAACAGAGAGTTAGCGAAAGTAAAGtaaagaaacgaaataaaaatgacaCTTCTGCTTTTGCAGCCCCACCAGATCTTCAGCTTCCCCGCTAGACTGTCTCTTCCCAAGGGTCAACCTCAAGGCTTCCCTCTTCAGTTACTGGTCGTGGTCTCCGCTCCAGGCCCATTGAACGTTCCCTACGGTCCCGTGATCCCGGAGGACAGTTTGATCTACCAGAATCAGCAGCACCAGATCGTGAGCCCCGAGCAATACCAGCAACTGAAACAGCAACAGAGCCAACTGCCCCACGTGTCTGGCATCCAACAGAACGTAGAGGTCCTCCCTGAGAACTGGGTCGGCCAGAAATCGCAAATCCAGTACGCTCTCGCGAAAATGTTTGGCGGTCAATCGTCGGCGCAACAATTGAAACTGCAATACAACCAGATGCAACAGGGACAACAAATCCCGATTCCGGGGTACCAGGCACTTCCTTACCAGCGTCTTCACTCCGGCTACAGCCCGATCCAGCAAGGATTCTCGTCTAACTGGCAGAAATACGGCAACCAAAACATCCAACACCATGTTCCATTGTACCAAACTGTGCCAGGAGTACAAGGTGTCCAAGGAGTACAACAGCCAGGCGTAGTAGGTCTCCAGGGTGTAGTCCAGGATGTGCAGGGAGTAGTCCAGGATGTCCAGGGTATACAACAAGATGTCAATGGTGTCCGACAAGTAGTCAGCGGTGTCCGACAAGTAGTCAACGGTGAGCAACAGAGAGTCAGCGGTGTACAACAAAGCGTGCAAGGTCTTCAGGGAATGCCACAGGGCATCCAACAAGGTGCTGTCCACGGTGTGATCCCGGGAATGTACTCTGTCCACGGTGCAGGCCAGCAGCAAATTGGATCTCACGGACAACATAACATCCCTATTGCCTACAACACGCAGCCGATTCAGGGTGGTTGGCAAAGTCAGTTCACCAGCGGAATCGTTGGCAACGTAGCTAGCGGACAACTCCACGCCGGTGGGTTCCAGGGCATCCACGCTCAGCAGCATACAGTTCAGGACCAGTCGGTGCACGAACACTACCAGAACCAGCCAATCTCCGACATCATCGGCGGTGCTATCTCCCTCGATGGCAAGCCCCTCGGCTTCCCCCTCGACCGACCCCTGAGCGTTAGCGCTCTCAGCGTACCCAACATCTTCGTCAAGGATGTCCTCGTCTACCACGAGGGTCAGACTACCAACGAAATCGTTCAGTAAACGTAGCTGGTCACCGCCGAGCTAACAGCTCCCGGGTAAACGGTGTCGCGTAACGTTAACGTCAAGGCAAAACACAAAGGTTTATTGATGTAGCATTTACAATGAATAAATTGCTTCGATGAGCAAAAACGCTTCTTGTTGTAACATCTATGCCGAAAACCATCCGCGCCATCCTCATTCTCTCCGTCTCATCCTCGTCGAACCACTATACACACTCTGCATACTATTATTATATTTGCGTTactcaactatccgatcctataacgGAGAACTTCGAGGAGTGAAGACGTAcagttaaattttatttatatacatacacgaGACTTTCGTATAACAATTGCAAAAGAACGTTCGAACAATTAATGTTCTAACCGCGGCATTAGCTTAATAATACTTCGGAGAAAACGGAGAAGCCAGGGCGTTCGAAACCCTCGAATAGAACAAAAGAACTAAATACATACAACCTAGTGTCTATTAATAGTAGAGTTAGAAGTTAACAAATGCATTCACTTTTACAATCTGCATGAATTTCGGGTAGTTCTACGGTGATCCAGGGTGTCGAAGCGTTCGAAaccaattatttgattaaaCGAGCTCCGTTTACAACGCCAGCCGTTGTTCGCGAAAATATCATAACATCGTTCGAACCGTGTCCTCCTCGACAACGGTTTCTCAGTCGCCTCAAACCGGTCATCATTCTCCCGTCATCATCTCCATAAATTCTACAAAAAAACATCCAAGCGCTATAGAAAAAGTGCTGTAGAAAAACCTTTTGGTTTTGCGAATACCGTGCAAAAGTGCACGCTCGAGCGCGACAACTGTTCCTTAACATTCTTCTTATTGATGCAATTTGAAATAGTAGAATGAAGAAAAGAattgaataatttcaatatattgttttcaGCTCGCGAAGGTCAAGAAAAGAagtaaagaaatatttaatacggctactgtgtcttgcaatcgatgcagacaatttctgttttgcataaagagccAAGTCCAATCGCAGTCTAATCGTTACGTATACGTACATTTTTATGGTCCAGCTTGCAAAAACTGGGACCGAATAGAAATTAATTCAACCGGCGAATCGACTTCGCACGTCTTTCTTCGACGAAAGGAAGATGAAGAAAACAGTTGTCTTGCCGAATAtcgcaaagaaatgaaaagaaagGTGTGTACGGTATCAGTACGCACCGTCAAAGTCCACGGTGCCAGATCCGTCAGTGTCGATCTCAGCGATGATACCGTCCAGATCGGCGCTGGTTAGCTTATCGTCGAGAGCAGCGAGGATCTCCTTGAGCGTGGCCGTTGTGATATAGCCGTTCCCCTCGCGGTCGTACAAACGGAAGGCTTCCTTCAGCTCCTCCTGCATGGCCTCCGCGTCCTCCTCCTCGAGGAATCGGCCCGCGATCTTGCAGAACCCGTCGAAGTTCACTTTACCGACCCCCTCGGGGTCGTTCTCCTCGATCAGCGAGTTCAGCTCGGCATCGTCGAACAGCTGGCCCATCGTGTTCAATATCGTCGAGATCTTCAGCGTGTCGATGAAGCCGCTCTTCGTCGTGTCGAACATCTGGAACGCTTTCCGCATCACGGCCATCTTCTGCTCGTCTTCCTCCTACGGACAATTGTTCGGTTGTTAAACATATTCGGCCACGAGTAACGCGAATTTTGTTTCGTTGCCCATCATCGTCATGAAAATGTACCTTCCGTATAAAACAGCGGAACAATTTATGGCTCTAAACGACAAACCGCGAGGAAATTAATTCGACTATTTTCAAGTAAACTGCGAGATTGTGGGCGTCGCATATCTGTGACGCGGCGAACATGTTTAAGAATGATGACCATAAAATCATTGGTATTGAACGTCGATCGATTACTGCCGAAATTAACTAGATTATAGTGTTCCGGTAACTAACAATCGACCTTAACAACGGTGATCGCTCCTACGAACGAGCTAAATGAGACTTGTGCAAAGCGCAGAAAATTCACGCGACGCGGCGTTCAATGTGTTAGCTGTTAATAATAAAGTAGAAAAATCTAGTCGCGTCCAATTAGCCTTTTTAGCGCATCGGTGGTAACGATTACATAAGTTCCAAAGAGCTAGAGAAATGAGGATAAGAGATGATCTCGAGTCGACGTTGAAAGTCTTATAATCGGttaatttaacactttgaacgccaaactggaaacccccaaaattccataatatcaaagtaagttatttaataaaataaaaattgcaaaaaattaaatgtatgatactgagtaatcctctaGCTTTCTTGCgtattacagatcctaatcaagtttagtacaatgaatacatcaacgtaaaaattcctttaaaaacccgcacaaataattccgtcacccacgtatgggtgacgcggcgacgaacgtgttaatatcaTTGCGTGAAAATGTGAATTGCCCGTGCAGCACACAGCCgggtaaaagaaaaatttcgatGAACGTTAACGTCCGTTGCACTCGGTGGATTCTGCGGGCTTACCATGGCGATGGTTCTCTCGGACGACGCGACGGACGACGGACGACGGATACCTGACGGTGCCGCGGCGTTTCCGTCCCGGTATAAAGACACCGTTCGCGTCTGGTAAACCAGCTAGAAAACCGGTGGTCGCAAAAATAGAGCGGCCCGACGAAAAATGAAATATGTTATAAGTGGGTCCCCCCCGCGAAGTCGGAAGGCCGGCGCTAAATCATCGCGGGCGTGATCGCATCGAGACCTCTTTGGTGACCGCTCGCAACACCCTTGGTATCGATCCCGGGAACCGGGAATCGCTTTCCCTTAACAATTCCTTAAAAATTCATTAACAACGGCGAGCGCAATTACGCTCGAATTTCCGTGCATCTCAGTATTAAATTGGCCGTGCTAATCAGCAGCCCGCTGCGCTGCTGTCTTTGACAAATTGGTGACGCAACCTCTATTCAGAACCTCGCTACGAATCCTACACAGACCCTAAAAATTCCTCGCATGCTCGGTTGCTGTTTCATGTAATTTCGTTGACTTTGTCGTGTTTGCTACAAAACAACTTGAATATAATTATTGCGAACATCTGTGCGAGCCATCGACTTGTTTGGATTTCGACTCTTATTACTCTGAAACGTCGACGAAGCGTTTTGTCGACGAAAATTCTGCTTTATGAAATCCGGTGTAACGACAGGTGTCGGTGTCCCGGATTTGATAAAGTGCAGCGGCTTACTTTGTTGGTGTGCCCGATAAACGACAACCgtttgaaatttatttccgaCATTCTAGCACGGCACCCCTCGCAGAATCGAAATTAGAAACGAGTCGCGGGCGGGCTATCTCTTAATTCCGCGATCTACCATCCCGCGCGCCTCCGAGCGTTTAATATTAGGCATGAATCGAAAGCGGAGGGCCGTgattgcgatgcgaatcgcgttcATTCATAAATTCGTTAAATTCAGAAAAGTTGGCCTGGCAGATTTTTGGCAGACGGCGCGCAATCGAACAATAGGATGCAAACGGCGATCGGAAACGTGTTCGATCGGACGTTTCATAGGCGACGACCAAGTATTTGAATCTGCGTTTGCGTAACAAGCTCGGTAAActaattcaacgaattttctgGCAAGCAATTTTCTATTGAACGCTCGCGATTAAAAGATGAAACCAGCTATAAAGCAACCGCTTAGGTTTTCGATCCGAGGCGGAACAGAAGCCGACTTTTGATGGACGTCGATTCTGTCCCGCGgatgtttcgccgacgggaggCCCGCGTGTAAATCCATCCGTCCGCGAGACGCAAATGGTTATAAATTGTTGCGCGATAACAACGCGGATCTACGCGGAATTTTCAGCTCCGTCGCCGTTCTTGGATCCGTCCGCCCACCGGGATTCGCAAAGTATTACAACAACCGTTCCACCTGGCCAGAAGAccctcgcgacgcgacggtgtccGGTAAAAATATAACGAGTCCTCGGTCTCTTTCCGAACGATTCATCAACGGGTCACGCGGTTCTCCAGACAGTGGGAATTATCTCGTCGCGATTC from Halictus rubicundus isolate RS-2024b chromosome 8, iyHalRubi1_principal, whole genome shotgun sequence encodes:
- the Hex110 gene encoding hexamerin 110, whose translation is MRCLVVLLAFVAFGACAVSKQAADQDILTKQQNVIQLLQNIGEDIPNQQLQELGINYDIVSNALQYQNPIIVKYYAGVVDAGLVQPKGTVFSSSNGQLRKELSLLYKILMGAKNYQTFLQTAAWARVNVNEGQFVKALIGAVLMRPDTQGIILPPLYEIFPQYHLDSRIIQEAQDIAIQKLGQDIPQQNINLIPVNYSALLDQEEQQLSYYTQDVGLASYYGYLNLVSFILGEEDQQQQQQQPLTQQQYQQQIVGEYLHQVGQGQQNIVGHGAKYLFLHQQLLAHYELNRLTNGLGPIQEITNYNSVQSLYHPHLRTLNGLEFPSRPENLQLQPQKNELIQYVSILEQRLMDAIESGHVITPQGIFLSLYQPQGVNILGSLIEGGGKSVNPRFYGSLQVAARKLLGNVPEVQNIWETPSVLELGQTAVHDPVFYKLYKRIMKLYNKYQESLPSYQWNDLILSGVTIQDVEISQLVTLFNDFFIDLNNAVPQFGQQQQQHQHQQQQQQAQQKILAQLKRLDHKPYQYQINVYSEQAVPNSVVRVFLGPKYDHKRQPISISQGRQYFVQLDQFIHNLQQGQNQILRNSQQAPGLSFDWPSVQEIQEGVQSGITSQGPFYITKPHQIFSFPARLSLPKGQPQGFPLQLLVVVSAPGPLNVPYGPVIPEDSLIYQNQQHQIVSPEQYQQLKQQQSQLPHVSGIQQNVEVLPENWVGQKSQIQYALAKMFGGQSSAQQLKLQYNQMQQGQQIPIPGYQALPYQRLHSGYSPIQQGFSSNWQKYGNQNIQHHVPLYQTVPGVQGVQGVQQPGVVGLQGVVQDVQGVVQDVQGIQQDVNGVRQVVSGVRQVVNGEQQRVSGVQQSVQGLQGMPQGIQQGAVHGVIPGMYSVHGAGQQQIGSHGQHNIPIAYNTQPIQGGWQSQFTSGIVGNVASGQLHAGGFQGIHAQQHTVQDQSVHEHYQNQPISDIIGGAISLDGKPLGFPLDRPLSVSALSVPNIFVKDVLVYHEGQTTNEIVQ
- the Tpnc25d gene encoding troponin C at 25D; this encodes MEEDEQKMAVMRKAFQMFDTTKSGFIDTLKISTILNTMGQLFDDAELNSLIEENDPEGVGKVNFDGFCKIAGRFLEEEDAEAMQEELKEAFRLYDREGNGYITTATLKEILAALDDKLTSADLDGIIAEIDTDGSGTVDFDEFMEMMTGE